From Amycolatopsis sp. WQ 127309:
GATCAGCACCGTGTCCGGGTGCTCCAGATCGTCCACAGTGGACGACCAGACGTGGAACTCGATCGCGGCCTGGTTGGCCAGGTAGACCAGCGTCTCAGGGTCGTCGCAGATGACGTGCCGGACGTCGCTCGTCGCACGCTGCGGGATGGCCTCGACGCGGATCCAGGAGGGCAGCTTCGGGCTGGCTTCCTTCTGGTACCAGGTCTGGCCGGCGATGCCGTTCGGGTAGCGGCGCAGGGTGAGCGGCCGCCCGCGCAGGTGCGGCACCATCACCTCGGCGACGGTCCGGTAGTGCGCGACCACGTCGCCCTTGGTCAGCCCGGCCTCGGGGTAGAAGATCTTGTCCGGGTTCGACGTGGTGATCTCGTCGGGGTCCACCGGGCCTCCCTCGGCCGGTCGGCGGCGGGCGGTCCACCCGCGCGTTCCGGCGTCGAGCCTGCCCTTCGGGGCCGGGACCGTCCACTCGGAGCATGCTCAGACCCGGGTCAGCGCCACTCCGGCCAGCACCGCGACCACGGCGGCGACGACGTTGCCGACGATCGCGGCCGCCGACGGCCAGGTCACCCACGTCGGCCGCAGCGCCACGAGCGAGATCCCGGCCCACACGCCCAGCACCGGGACGACCCAGGTCAGCCGGCGCACCCGCGGCGTCGCCGTGCGGGCGATCGCCAGGGCCACCAGGACCAGCCCGGTGACGGTGTTGCTCAGGGCCAGCACCCCGGCCCCGCCGAAGTGGGCGAGCCACGGCGCCAGGACCAGGTACACCCCGGCCAGCAGCACGACTCCCGCGGCCACGCCCGGCGCGGGGGCGATGCGATGCGACGTCATCAGGCACCTCCTTCCGGAGAGGTACCCGGGCGTCGCACCCGGTAACCGTGCCCGGCCGGGACCTGCCCGCAGCCCTCAGCACGGGCAGGCGCCGGCCGGGAAAGTTCAGCAGCCGCAGGTGTAGTACGTGATGTCCCAGTGGTTGCCTTCGTCGCAGTAGAGGTTGCCGGAGCCGGCTTTCCACTGCGGGTAGCCGTCGCCGCGGAGGCCGTCGTAGCTGAAGGTGTTCTTGATGTAGCTGTCGATGCAGCTGTTGTGCGCGATGTCCACCTTGTAGCCGTTGTAGTGGCTGTAGGTGCCCGACGCGTGCCCGACCTCGGTGCCGCCGGTGATGTTGACGGCGCAGCCGCTCGCCCGCTTCAGCGTGATCACGCCGGTGACCGTGGTCTGGTTGATCTGCTCGTAGGACGTGCAGGTCGAGTTCGACCTGGTGGTGCAGCCGCCGCTGGACGAGTGGGTCACCCCGGCCGCGGACAGCTGTGACGCGGCCGCCGACTGGCTGAGCTTGGTGACCTCGACCGCCGCCGAAGCGGTCCCGATGGTGGCGAACACCACCGCGGCCGAAGCGGTCAGCCCCACCGCCGCCCGCACGAGCATCCGTTGTCCCGACATGACTTGCCTCCTCGGTACGTCGTTCCGACGGCGGCAGCCAAAAGGTCCCGACCATAACTTCGCCAAACGCGGGCGGGCGCGCGGCGGGCGCGGGCGGGTCAGGTCCTGATCTTCGTCAAGACTTCACGAGTTCGCTCCCGCTCCGGTGACGTGCTGGTGACGGCGTTGAGCTCGTGCAGCGCGCGCAGCTCCCACAGCGGGAAACCGAGGTCGCGGAACACGTCGGCCGAGGTCCGCAGCAGCCGGACCGCCTGCGGCCCGGCGTCGTCGGCGGCCTGGGTCCGGCCGAGGCTGAGCAGGGCGTACCCGGCGCCGCGGCGGTCGCGCAGCTCGCGGAACACGCCCATCGCCAGCCGCAGGTGCCGCCGCGAGCCGGCGGCGTCACCGGCCCGGCGGCGGGCGTCGGCCAGGCTGCGGTGGGTGTAGGCGGCGGCGTGCCGGTGCCCGATCTGCTCGAACAGGTCCAGCGAGCGCGTCAGGCAGCGTTCGCCGTCGGCCAGCTCCCCCGCCTCGGCGTGCAGGTCGCCCAGGCTGCGCAGGACGTGCGCCTCCCAGTGCCGCTCGCGGGTGCGGACGGCGCCGCCGAGGGCCCCGGTGAGCAGGTCGGCCGCCTGGTCGCTGCCGCCGTGGCGGCGCAGGACGTCGGCGTAGCGCTTCGCGGCCTGGTCGTGCCAGCGCCCGTCGCCGCACTCGCGGGCGAGCAGCATGCTCACCTCGAAGCTCTCGACCGCGCCCCGGACGTCGCCGACGTCCTCGGCCAGCGAGCCCAGCTGCGCCGCCGCGGCCGCCTGACCGCGGCGGTCGCCGCAGTCGCGCAGCAGGCCGAGGGCCTCCCGCAGCTCCGTCTCCGCGGCCCGGGCGTTGCCGTTGTCGAGGTGGACGTCGGCGAGCGCGGCCAGCACCGCGGCGGTGCCGCTCGGGTCGTCGAGCACCCGGAAGCGGTTCTCGGCCATCACGAAGTAGGTGCGCGCCTGCCGCCACCGGCCCTGCTGCCAGTGCACGGAACCCAGGGTGAAGAGCTTTTCGGCCTCCGCGTGCGGGTCCTTGCGCCGTCGCGCCGCGGCCAGCCCGAGCACCGACACGGCGCGGGCGGAGTGGTCGAGCCACGGCGTGGCCGCCAGGTCGGTGC
This genomic window contains:
- a CDS encoding SPW repeat protein, whose translation is MTSHRIAPAPGVAAGVVLLAGVYLVLAPWLAHFGGAGVLALSNTVTGLVLVALAIARTATPRVRRLTWVVPVLGVWAGISLVALRPTWVTWPSAAAIVGNVVAAVVAVLAGVALTRV